The following proteins come from a genomic window of Macrobrachium nipponense isolate FS-2020 chromosome 32, ASM1510439v2, whole genome shotgun sequence:
- the LOC135207449 gene encoding uncharacterized protein LOC135207449, producing MQEMGLKSKLPESQEKLREDAINSRDTPHSIVSCASKGVSGAVAAKLPSISNMKKNRRNIRAKKNDVPALPDCQEDLIIPEEFTKTHKGELFLMYDSGPTNDRILIFSTQRNFDLLARSENWFADGTFKTVPSIFFQLYTIHGVHSGSIVQLVYALLPNKTQETYKRSLQIVNEKIPTFEPATIMIDFELAMIRAIEHEFPRTKCRGCFFIFVIQISIAKFKKMASKYGTDIDAEFAIQVRLLSALAFVPVFKVEETFEYLIENEVFPVEIQSVVDSFEDTWIGRPHRNNRRRAPFFKHELWNCFDYVKEEMPKTNNAVEGWHYGFEQQLSARHPSIWKFIQGLQREQSLQELRIEQYLGGVGIPVRKKKYRDCAKRLQTIVINYDEERPVEEYLRSVAYNISF from the coding sequence ATGCAGGAGATGGGGCTAAAGTCGAAGCTGCCAGAGTCCCAAGAAAAGTTGAGAGAGGATGCAATCAATAGTCGGGATACACCCCATAGTATAGTGTCTTGTGCTTCAAAGGGGGTAAGTGGGGCTGTTGCGGCGAAACTTCCATCAATATCAAATATGAAGAAGAATAGACGCAATATACGAGCTAAGAAAAACGATGTCCCTGCTTTGCCAGATTGCCAAGAAGATCTCATCATCCCGGAAGAATTTACCAAAactcacaaaggagaactgtttCTTATGTATGACTCAGGTCCCACAAATGATCGTATATTGATTTTTTCGACACAGAGAAACTTCGATTTACTAGCACGCTCAGAGAACTGGTTCGCTGATGGTACCTTTAAGACGgtaccttcaattttttttcagttgtataCAATACATGGTGTGCATTCAGGAAGTATCGTACAGCTCGTTTATGCACTATTACCGAACAAAACTCAAGAGACCTACAAAAGATCCCTGCAGATTGTAAACGAAAAAATCCCAACATTTGAGCCAGCCACAATAATGATAGACTTTGAATTGGCCATGATTAGAGCTATAGAGCATGAATTTCCAAGGACAAAATGCCGtggctgttttttcatttttgtaatccAAATTTCCAtcgcaaaattcaagaaaatggctTCAAAGTACGGTACCGACATCGATGCTGAATTTGCTATTCAGGTTCGCCTGTTATCTGCGTTAGCATTTGTACCAGTTTTCAAGGTCGAAgaaacatttgaatatttaattgaaaatgaagtttttcccGTTGAAATTCAAAGTGTGGTTGACTCTTTTGAAGATACATGGATCGGGCGGCCGCATAGAAATAACCGTAGACGTGCTCCTTTCTTTAAACATGAATTATGGAACTGTTTTGATTATGTCAAGGAAGAAATGCCCAAGACGAACAATGCAGTCGAGGGCTGGCATTACGGTTTCGAACAGCAATTAAGTGCTCGTCATCCATCCATCTGGAAATTTATACAAGGATTACAACGAGAACAAAGTCTACAGGAGCTACGAATTGAACAATATTTGGGAGGTGTTGGTATTCCTGTGCGCAAAAAGAAGTATCGTGACTGTGCAAAAAGGTTACAAAccattgtaataaattatgacgaAGAGAGGCCTGTCGAAGAATATCTACGAAGTGTAGCATACAACATTTCATTTTGA